A region of Nostoc sp. 'Peltigera membranacea cyanobiont' N6 DNA encodes the following proteins:
- a CDS encoding hybrid sensor histidine kinase/response regulator, whose product MKGIRSLLAPYAVALLAVGSALLLTLLLQPLLKPTIFLLFFAAVAVSAWYGGIEAGLLTTALSTFAVSYFFLEPVFSLSVASLDSIRRLGLFVLVTTFISLLNSELRTAKQHLQMSLQKLQASEAKFRRLVESNIIGVIVANMDGAIAEANDAFLEMVGYSQEDLLAGRVRWQDIVAPEYIEANNSAIAELKTQGVCQPFENEYIRKDQSRVPILLGSALLENNPNDIISFVLDLSERKRAEIALHQQEEELRLITNALPVQISYVDMQQRYRFNNKGYEDWFGLPASEIYGKHIREILGESIYQSILPYVEAVLSGEEVTYDTQLPHKDGTNHYVNVTYVPQFSQQGKVEGFVALITDITLHKLAEAALKQSEKRLKALTEKVRMIPWEVNANTGNFTYVGPQTVEILGYPLSDWYIDNFWEKHMYPEDREWVIRYCQESSLILDNYEFEYRMLAADGRIVWLYDIVNVVRDENGPQLLHGFMLDITDRKQAEQEREQLLEREQAARADAEAANRMKDEFLATLSHELRTPLNAILGWTQLLRSRKFDEATTGRALETIERNTRSLTQLIEDVLDVSRIIRGTLHLKTHRVKLVTLVEAAIDTVRPAAEAKEISIKCKFDPEVGVVVGDTNRLQQVVWNLLSNAVKFTSKEGRVDVQLQRIESSVQIRVSDTGVGIAGEFLPHVFERFRQADSSITRSHGGLGLGLAIVRHLVELHGGTVSVESPGVGQGATFIVNLPMRAIYVEANTGEQLSSLVDVQEANNYLPRLDDLRVLIVDDEADARHLLTTILGQYGAQVIAAASASDALFALEQYRPHILVSDIGMPQEDGYALIRQVRALPTDRGGRIPAVALTAYARAEDRTQALLAGFQLHVPKPVNPAELAAVVANLTGRT is encoded by the coding sequence CGGCATAGAAGCAGGGTTGCTGACTACTGCTTTGTCTACTTTCGCCGTCAGCTATTTTTTCTTAGAGCCAGTATTTTCGCTCTCAGTTGCGAGTCTAGACAGCATCAGACGGTTAGGCTTGTTTGTCCTAGTGACAACATTCATTAGCTTACTGAACTCAGAGTTACGCACTGCCAAACAACATCTTCAGATGAGTTTGCAGAAGTTACAAGCGAGTGAGGCAAAGTTTAGAAGGTTGGTAGAGTCCAACATTATTGGGGTAATTGTAGCCAATATGGACGGGGCGATCGCAGAAGCTAATGATGCTTTTTTAGAAATGGTAGGTTATTCGCAGGAGGATTTACTTGCTGGGCGAGTCCGATGGCAGGACATCGTAGCACCAGAATATATTGAAGCTAACAACAGTGCGATCGCAGAACTCAAAACCCAAGGTGTATGTCAACCTTTTGAGAATGAATACATCCGCAAAGATCAAAGCCGCGTTCCTATTCTGTTAGGTTCTGCTTTGTTAGAAAACAATCCTAACGATATTATCTCTTTTGTACTTGATTTAAGCGAACGCAAACGAGCGGAAATAGCACTGCATCAACAAGAAGAGGAACTGCGCCTAATTACAAATGCTCTGCCCGTCCAGATTTCCTATGTTGATATGCAGCAGCGTTATCGCTTCAATAACAAGGGGTATGAAGACTGGTTTGGACTTCCTGCTTCCGAAATTTATGGTAAACACATTAGAGAAATTCTCGGAGAGTCGATTTATCAGTCAATTCTTCCTTATGTAGAAGCGGTACTTTCTGGAGAGGAAGTAACTTACGACACCCAATTACCCCATAAAGATGGCACAAACCATTACGTGAATGTAACTTATGTTCCCCAGTTCAGTCAGCAAGGAAAAGTTGAAGGATTTGTTGCGCTGATTACAGATATTACACTTCATAAATTAGCAGAAGCAGCCCTCAAACAGAGTGAGAAACGGTTAAAAGCACTAACCGAAAAAGTCCGCATGATTCCTTGGGAGGTAAATGCCAATACCGGAAATTTTACTTATGTAGGGCCGCAAACTGTTGAGATTCTTGGCTATCCATTGTCAGACTGGTACATCGATAATTTCTGGGAAAAACACATGTATCCAGAAGATCGGGAGTGGGTTATTAGGTATTGCCAAGAATCTTCTCTAATACTGGATAATTACGAATTTGAATACAGAATGTTGGCTGCTGATGGCAGAATTGTCTGGCTGTATGACATTGTTAATGTCGTGCGGGATGAGAATGGACCGCAGCTACTACATGGATTTATGCTCGATATTACCGATCGCAAGCAAGCAGAGCAAGAACGCGAACAACTGCTTGAGCGCGAACAAGCAGCACGCGCCGATGCAGAAGCTGCAAACCGGATGAAGGATGAATTTCTCGCCACCCTCTCCCACGAACTCCGCACACCTTTAAACGCCATACTAGGTTGGACGCAGCTACTGAGAAGTCGCAAATTTGATGAGGCTACCACTGGGCGGGCGCTAGAGACAATTGAGCGGAACACTAGATCCTTAACGCAACTAATCGAAGATGTCCTAGATGTGTCGCGGATTATTAGAGGTACACTCCATCTAAAGACGCATCGGGTAAAACTTGTAACACTTGTAGAGGCAGCAATTGATACTGTGCGCCCAGCAGCCGAAGCCAAAGAGATTAGCATTAAGTGTAAATTCGATCCTGAAGTAGGGGTAGTTGTGGGTGATACCAACCGCTTGCAACAGGTTGTGTGGAATTTGCTCTCCAATGCCGTCAAGTTTACATCCAAAGAGGGAAGAGTTGATGTGCAATTGCAGCGAATTGAATCATCTGTGCAAATTCGGGTAAGTGATACGGGAGTGGGAATTGCTGGCGAATTCCTACCCCATGTATTTGAACGCTTCCGTCAAGCTGATAGTTCGATTACGCGATCGCACGGCGGACTAGGATTAGGGTTAGCGATCGTCCGCCACTTGGTAGAATTACACGGTGGCACAGTTTCTGTGGAAAGTCCAGGTGTGGGACAGGGGGCGACATTCATTGTCAATCTGCCCATGAGAGCCATTTATGTAGAGGCTAATACCGGAGAGCAGCTTTCATCTCTGGTTGATGTCCAAGAGGCTAACAATTATCTGCCGAGGCTAGATGACTTGCGAGTGCTGATCGTCGATGATGAGGCAGACGCGCGTCATTTACTCACCACAATTCTGGGACAGTATGGGGCCCAAGTCATAGCAGCTGCATCTGCAAGTGATGCACTGTTTGCTTTGGAACAATATCGCCCCCATATACTGGTGAGCGATATTGGTATGCCACAAGAAGATGGCTACGCACTAATTCGTCAAGTGAGGGCGCTACCAACAGATCGAGGAGGGCGGATTCCAGCAGTGGCGCTGACAGCTTATGCTAGGGCGGAAGATCGGACGCAAGCGTTGTTAGCAGGCTTTCAACTCCACGTTCCCAAGCCAGTGAATCCCGCCGAGTTAGCTGCTGTGGTTGCCAACCTCACTGGACGCACTTGA
- the acnB gene encoding bifunctional aconitate hydratase 2/2-methylisocitrate dehydratase: MLESYRKHVAERAALGIPPLPLDAKQTSELCELLKNPPKGQEDILLHLLSDRVSPGVDPAAYVKAGFLTAIAKKEVTCPLIAPIEAVQLLGTMIGGYNVQSLIDLLQLPTVSVSDSSETPLVMGGQGKEPIAAYAANALSKILLVYDAYHDVLELSKTNPFAKLVIDSWAEAEWFTVRPTIPEAITVTVFKVPGETNTDDLSPAQSATTRPDIPLHALVMLESRQPGSVATIAELKKKGHPVAYVGDVVGTGSSRKSAINSVLWHTGNDIPFVPNKRAGGYVLGGAIAPIFFNTAEDAGALPIQCDVTKLETGMVITIHPYKGEITNEAGEVISTFALKPDTILDEVRAGGRIPLLIGRTLTDKTRLALGLEPSTVFTRPQQALDTGKGYTLAQKMVGKACGLPGVRPGTSCEPIITTVGSQDTTGPMTRDELTELACLGFSADLVIQSFCHTAAYPKPVDIKTHHELPDFFASRGGVALRPGDGIIHSWLNRMLLPDTVGTGGDSHTRFPLGISFPAGSGLVAFAAALGVMPLDMPESVLVRFKGELQPGVTLRDVVNAIPYVAIQKGLLTAEKQNKKNVFSGRILEIEGLPDLKVEQAFELTDASAERSCAGCTIKLSVGTISEYLRSNVALLKNMIARGYDDPRTMLRRVAKMEEWLANPVLLEGDADAEYAEIIEIDLNEIKEPIVAAPNDPDNVKLLSEVANDPVQEVFVGSCMTNIGHYRATAKVLEGAGEVKTRLWISPPTRMDEHQLKEEGVYSIFGAAGARTEMPGCSLCMGNQARVADGTTVFSTSTRNFNNRMGKDARVYLGSAELAAVCALLGRLPTVQEYLDIVASRIHPFADDLYRYLNFDQIAGFENEGRVIALEDMPRIEDILGMPTAAR, encoded by the coding sequence ATGCTGGAATCATATCGTAAACACGTTGCTGAAAGGGCAGCACTCGGTATTCCCCCTTTACCATTAGATGCGAAGCAAACCTCAGAATTATGTGAATTACTGAAAAATCCGCCCAAGGGTCAAGAGGATATATTATTGCATTTATTGAGCGATCGCGTTTCTCCTGGTGTCGATCCAGCAGCTTATGTCAAAGCTGGATTTCTCACCGCCATTGCCAAAAAGGAAGTCACCTGTCCGTTGATTGCGCCCATAGAAGCGGTGCAATTGCTAGGGACAATGATTGGTGGTTACAATGTCCAATCTTTAATTGATTTGCTGCAATTGCCCACTGTATCCGTCTCCGACTCATCCGAAACACCTCTGGTAATGGGCGGACAAGGAAAGGAACCCATCGCCGCTTATGCCGCCAACGCCTTAAGCAAAATTCTTTTGGTGTATGACGCTTACCACGATGTTTTAGAGTTATCTAAAACCAATCCTTTCGCCAAACTAGTAATTGACTCTTGGGCGGAAGCTGAATGGTTTACCGTTCGCCCCACAATACCAGAAGCGATTACTGTCACCGTTTTTAAAGTTCCTGGCGAAACCAATACCGACGATTTATCCCCCGCCCAAAGTGCCACAACTCGCCCAGATATTCCCTTACACGCCTTAGTAATGTTAGAGTCACGGCAACCGGGAAGTGTGGCAACCATTGCCGAACTGAAGAAAAAAGGGCATCCTGTAGCTTACGTAGGGGATGTGGTTGGTACTGGTTCCTCGCGGAAATCTGCCATTAACTCCGTATTGTGGCATACAGGAAATGATATCCCTTTTGTGCCAAACAAACGCGCTGGGGGTTATGTTTTAGGTGGTGCGATCGCGCCAATCTTTTTTAACACAGCTGAAGATGCCGGTGCTTTGCCTATTCAGTGCGATGTCACCAAACTCGAAACCGGCATGGTAATTACCATCCATCCCTACAAAGGCGAAATCACAAACGAAGCAGGCGAAGTCATTTCCACCTTTGCCCTCAAACCCGATACCATTCTCGATGAAGTCCGCGCAGGTGGACGCATCCCCTTACTTATCGGCCGTACCCTCACCGACAAAACTCGTCTTGCACTTGGTTTAGAACCCAGCACCGTTTTCACCCGTCCCCAGCAAGCCTTGGATACAGGTAAAGGCTATACCCTGGCACAGAAAATGGTCGGTAAAGCTTGCGGATTACCTGGTGTGCGTCCCGGCACATCCTGCGAACCCATCATTACTACCGTTGGTTCCCAGGATACCACAGGCCCCATGACCCGCGACGAATTGACAGAACTCGCCTGTCTTGGTTTCAGTGCAGACTTAGTTATCCAAAGTTTCTGCCACACAGCCGCTTACCCCAAACCAGTAGACATCAAAACCCATCACGAACTCCCCGATTTCTTTGCTTCTCGTGGCGGTGTTGCCCTCCGCCCCGGTGATGGTATCATCCACTCTTGGTTAAACCGGATGCTGCTACCCGACACCGTGGGAACTGGCGGCGACTCTCACACCCGCTTCCCCTTGGGAATTTCCTTTCCCGCCGGTTCGGGATTAGTGGCCTTTGCGGCGGCTTTGGGTGTCATGCCTTTAGATATGCCAGAGTCAGTTTTGGTAAGATTTAAAGGTGAATTGCAACCAGGTGTCACCCTGCGGGATGTTGTGAATGCCATTCCTTATGTGGCAATTCAAAAAGGTTTGCTGACAGCAGAAAAGCAGAATAAGAAAAATGTTTTCTCCGGGCGAATTCTAGAAATAGAAGGTTTGCCAGATTTAAAAGTTGAACAAGCCTTTGAACTCACCGATGCTAGTGCCGAGCGTTCTTGTGCCGGATGTACAATTAAGCTCAGTGTAGGGACAATTTCGGAATATCTGCGTTCTAACGTAGCGCTGCTGAAAAATATGATAGCACGGGGCTATGACGATCCGCGTACCATGCTGCGCCGTGTGGCAAAGATGGAAGAATGGTTAGCAAATCCCGTGTTATTAGAAGGCGATGCTGATGCAGAGTATGCCGAAATAATTGAAATTGATTTGAACGAAATCAAAGAACCAATTGTTGCTGCTCCCAATGACCCCGATAATGTTAAGTTATTATCGGAAGTTGCTAATGACCCAGTGCAAGAAGTATTCGTTGGTTCTTGTATGACAAATATTGGTCATTATCGAGCAACAGCCAAAGTTTTAGAAGGTGCAGGTGAAGTGAAAACTCGCCTGTGGATTTCACCACCAACCCGCATGGATGAACACCAATTAAAAGAAGAAGGTGTATACAGCATATTTGGGGCTGCGGGTGCTAGAACAGAAATGCCAGGATGTAGTTTGTGTATGGGTAATCAGGCGCGAGTTGCTGATGGCACAACAGTGTTTTCTACCTCTACCCGCAACTTCAATAATCGCATGGGTAAAGATGCGCGAGTGTATCTTGGTTCAGCAGAATTAGCCGCAGTTTGTGCGCTGCTGGGGCGGCTTCCGACAGTGCAGGAATATTTGGATATTGTGGCAAGTAGAATTCATCCTTTTGCAGATGATTTGTATCGGTATTTGAACTTCGATCAAATTGCCGGTTTTGAGAATGAAGGAAGGGTGATTGCGTTGGAAGATATGCCCAGGATTGAGGATATTTTGGGTATGCCAACGGCGGCGAGGTAG